In the genome of Brachypodium distachyon strain Bd21 chromosome 3, Brachypodium_distachyon_v3.0, whole genome shotgun sequence, the window GCCCTGTTGATAGTCTAGATGAAAATCTGAGAATTGCTGCAAGCACAACCATTGAAGTCTTGACCAAGTTTGCGAGAGGTGTGAGGAAGAATTTTGGTGAAGAATATCTAAGAAGGCCCACTAGTGAAGACACCAGACACTTACTTCATGTTGGCGAGAATCGAGATTTCCCTGGCATGTTAGGAAGTATAGATTGTATGCATTGGGAGTGGGAAAGGTGCCCAACTGCTTGGAAGGGACAATTTGCTTGTGGTAATATTGGAGCATCCACCATTATGCTAGAAGCTGTTGCCTCACATGATCTTTGGATTTGGCATGCATATTTTGGTGTGGCAGGGTCTAACAATGACATAAATGTGTTAAATCAGTCAACTTTGTTCACACAATTACTGCAAGGGAGAGCTCTTGAAGTAGAGTTTACGGTCAATGCAAATGTGTACAAGAAGGGCTACTATCTTGCAGATGGTATTTATCCAGAGTGGGCTACATTACTGAAAACAATCCCCCTGCCGCAGTGTGAGAAAGATAAGAGATTTGCACAACATCAAGAATCAAGAAAAGATGTGGAAGGAGCATTTGGAGTTTTGCAGCGAAAATTTGCCATTATACGTAACCCAGCACAATTGTGGGATAGAAGTGCACTAGCAGATATCATGTATGCATGTGTGATATTGCACAACATGATAGTTGAGGATGAGAGATGACTATCAAGTTCGGTATGACTTGGATTACGACGAGGGCATCGACCCAGTGCCATTAACAGGATACGGTCATGGTCCAATTCAAGAATTTGCTAGGGTACTTCAAACAGACACTGAAATACGTGATCGGACGATGCATCGTCGACTAAAAGATGACTTGGTGGAGCACATATGGCAAAAGTTTGGAGCCGATGATGCCTAGAatttatgttttattagtGAAAATTGTTGTACGGTATTAATTTCTCATGAAATCTGATGTATCTTTTATTAACCCATAATGTTTTCATTTGGCATGAAATCCAACATTGTGTTAACATGTTCAGGCTCAAAGACTATTACATGTTCATGCTCGTACATGTTTATAACCAACGATTTCATGGcacagaaaataaatcacCATCCAACAACATCTAGATGCAACAAATTAAGGAGTTCAATCGTATAATTGCAGTACCTCGCCGCATGTCCAGCCACCGCGCGCCTTGcctcgtcctcgtccagcCACCACACGCCTTGCCTCCTCCTCGTTCGGCCCGTGAGTCCGTCCAGTGAGCACCTCGCCACATGTCCGGCCGCTGCGCACcttgcctcctcctcgtccggcGGCTGAGTCCGTCCAGTGAGCACCTCGCCGCGCGCCTtgcctcctcttcgtccgtGCGCGCGACTGCAGCCGCCTACCGAAgcatctcctccccatcccccaTCTCCGTCGGCCGTCGGGAGCATCAAATCgagctggcccggcaagccgcCCATGAATTTGTTGAAGGGGAGATCGGATTTGGCATTTTGGAAGAGATTCGGGGCTGTGGATTTGGTTGATTCGGAGGCTGAGGAAGAAAGGATTGAGGCAGATTGGGGATTTCgcgggagaggaaggagaccGAGACAGAGGAGGTTGGGGGAACTACATTGTTTTattctgacaggtgggtccacAAGAGGAGTCTAGCAGGAGCCCACGTTGGAGCAGTTTTTCCTTCCTAGCACCCGTGGACTGAAATTTTTCTAGCTATCCCCACATTGCTCTTGCTCTAAGCTCTTCGTCTagatcccccccccccccaattgCATTTTTGCTTTCTTCTAATTTCTTCTAGTCTTCTCTCTTCTTGATGTTCTCTTTCTGTACTCgtcttgtcttttttctgCGCGAAAGCGCTTCTGTAAATTCCAACTCTTAATTAATTGAATCGGCGCTGCCGttttcatcaaaaaaaaaCGTCATTAGTAAAACTAAagcatttttttgtttggatctCATCATAACACAGTCTGAAATAAATCAACTCGATGTATATTATAAATGAAATTAACACCGGCTACTGGAATTTTATGTAAACATTTTATATTATCTTTGTTGTATATTTATGAACCTTTGTATCTTGTTAGTCATCAAATGATCCTTAGAATTATATTTGATTGAGACGATGAACTAATTAAGTACTTTATGTCTTTATGCAAATATTCATACTCGTGTAACATGCTTAACCAAAAATATAATGTATTTAAGTTAGCCGACGTATCTAATACAATATTCATTCGCTGCAAATTTGCAAATTATTCACATGGATCATCGGATCTAAAACGTGTATCAAAGGTGAGAATCCTACACTATCTCGCAGTAGATATTTGGCTCCCTACTTTGTGCAAATATAGTTAATTGTGATTTTGAACCGCATTTTTAGGTAACAAAAGTGCGTCAAATACCTTTTCCAACACAAGCATACTTTGCATCTTTAAAGTGCCACGAACTGAATTTGACGCACTTTAAAATCAACTTAACGCACTTGAAAGTGCATCCATCGCTCTACCGTGATGAAATATAACACGACTTAAACACTTCTTTCACATAACTCTTACAACCGTTTGGCAGCCATTGTTTCaattcatttggtagaaatgaaatccaatttttgataggatttcatttggttgaattttaATTCcttgttcaaaaatcatgtttgtctaccacatcaATTTGTAGAAATGATGACTTTTGGAGAGAAATTGAGGTTAGTTACAGTGCAATTCCATgtaatttgagattgaattcttGTTTTCAATTTgtgtgccaaccaaacaagttcgtttctggaattcaaaatgaatttcaaAATGATGGATGCAAACGAGTTGTTATGTTTATCCCATGTTGTCTTATTTTTGATTCTCACCTTTCATTTAGAACGCACGTCGTGGATCCGATAGTTCAGGAcaaaagtttgcaagtttgaaCCGAAGGAAGGTTAGCACGGGATACGTTGCCTTTAAATAGGTTTAACTGTTAGACATTCCGAATATCATACTTGGACGGCAAAGCTGAAGACTCAGCATTGAGATCAACTTCTGTTGCGTTCCAAAACCTATAGTACTAAAATACACTCAAAACCTCTGGTACTTTTAATTTTGATTTACACAGTGGAGATCAAAACTGTGCCCATTGTTTTTAATTAACCAACAGTCAGCAATCgaggagagaaagagacgAAGCAAACGAGAAGAATAACTAGCTCGATCTCGACATCGTGTTTCTCATGGCCAGTTGGTGAACTCGAAGACCTTGCCGACGATCTCGAGCCCGGTGGGGATCTGCCAGACGAAGAGCAGCACGTTGACGGCGTTGAGCGCGATGTGGAGGCTCCTGGCGGTTTCGTTCCCCTTCTGCATCGCCGggaccagcgccgccgccgccgcccagagCACGGTGATGGCGGCGCCCGCGAAGAGGTGCGGGCCCGGGAAGAGCTTCCCCGTCCTCATCCACGTGTTgagcgcgccgccgacggACTCCGCCACGCCCAGGCCGAGAAGGATCGACCCCGCGTTGAAGTGCCTGTCCCTGAACGACCCCTTCACcagcttcttcctctcctgcaGCGCGGCGGAGCCGCCGGAGCAGAGCACGGCAATCGAATTTATCAGTCACGGCCCATTGCCGGCGGGCGCCATTGATTAATtgaagcaggaggaggaggaacagcAGGAATGAGAGTTCAAATTGGGGGCGATTAATTACCTCGGTGAGCTCGTCGATTTGGATCTCGAGGGGGGATTTGGGggcggggggagggggaggggcggaggaggaggagtcagcgccggcggcgactttggcggcggggacggcggaaGGTTTGAGCTGCTTCTTGAGGTCGGAGATGTCGTCCTGGATGGTGCGGACGCGGCGCCACTGCCAGCCGAGGTAGCCGGCCCAGAGCGTGTAGGCGAAGAGGCCGCCCATGACGGCCGGGTGCAGCAGCGCCACCGTGCGGCCCTCCAGGATCCCCAGCTCGCCCCCCACCGCCAGCGCCTCCGGCGGCGTCAGCGCCGCGAGAAGCGGCAGTGCGGCCGCCATTGCTGCCGCGGATGTCGGGATCGCCCTGAGGGATGGgacgggagcggcggcggcggccggccgcggcgcctGCGTGGAGGAAGACTGCTTGGGGGTCGTCGGcttgggggcggaggtggaggcggaggagcatgAGACGCGGAGGAGGctggcggcgagcggcgaggCCATGGTGGTGCACCGCGGGCGCGATCGAGATGTGGTTTGGCTGGTGATTTGGGGCCTTGGGGGGTTActccgagaagaagaagcagagcgaagaagaagaagaagaagaagagatagGAAACGAACGGAGACGAAGGAGCTTCTAGGCTTCTCGGCCGACGGGACGTGGGTGTCCACGCGCGCGCGCTTacttgctctttttttttttgcttgcgCTTTTGGATGGTTGTTGGGCCGAAAGCGATGGTGGGCG includes:
- the LOC100820909 gene encoding uncharacterized protein LOC100820909; the protein is MATHSDTTHTDYESQNSEDSTIAAYVDEIVWDFINNPVEAEIEAQILAQAEAQQNEAAAQSRRHIERNREAGHFRLMADYFDDNPVYTDKQFRRRFDAFGKPGHSPHQKCTAAMRMLAYVCPVDSLDENLRIAASTTIEVLTKFARGRALEVEFTVNANVYKKGYYLADGIYPEWATLLKTIPLPQCEKDKRFAQHQESRKDVEGAFGVLQRKFAIIRNPAQLWDRSALADIMYACVILHNMIVEDER
- the LOC100821207 gene encoding uncharacterized protein LOC100821207; this translates as MASPLAASLLRVSCSSASTSAPKPTTPKQSSSTQAPRPAAAAAPVPSLRAIPTSAAAMAAALPLLAALTPPEALAVGGELGILEGRTVALLHPAVMGGLFAYTLWAGYLGWQWRRVRTIQDDISDLKKQLKPSAVPAAKVAAGADSSSSAPPPPPAPKSPLEIQIDELTEERKKLVKGSFRDRHFNAGSILLGLGVAESVGGALNTWMRTGKLFPGPHLFAGAAITVLWAAAAALVPAMQKGNETARSLHIALNAVNVLLFVWQIPTGLEIVGKVFEFTNWP